Genomic DNA from Marinobacter sp. LV10MA510-1:
CCTTCTGCAATATCCAGAGAATGTAACGACTCACCATTTGAGTCGTAGTAAAACAGACACCGATCTTTGCCCCCACCCAGTAAAGCCAGCACACCCTGTACTGCATCATCAAACAACTCGTTGCCGGTACAGGAGTCTACTGCTGGGAAGCTATTCTGGTTGATGCAAAAAATCAAATCCATTGATTACTACCTCTTGGCAAGCATTGCTCGGTTTTTCAACGTTTGATCAAAGAACCCTTCTGGCCAGAAATCGAGCTTGCCGTTTTCACTAAGAACAGGCGAATGCACCTTTGTAGGCATATCATTATTTTTTGAGAAGTAATAAAACTTAACTTGATCGCTGGTTATTTCATTACTTTTTACGGCGATGCGTATGGCATCCATAACATGCTCGCTATGGGTTTCCACAACAACCTGCGTCCCATGGGCTGCGCAAAGTGCCAGAAGGCGCCCCATAGCCGTTTGCCCTCTAGGATGCAGGTGCGCTTCGGGGTTTTCAAGCGCAAGCAGTACACCATTAGTCTGCTTACGTGCTTCCCACGCTTCCACCCACTGACTATTGCCCTCATCACTGACAGGCTTGGCAGCTGAACCCAAGGCCGCAGCAATAATGGGCAAGGTATAGCTTAAGCCAAAACCCACATTGGTTGGACGAAAAGAGTCCACCTCTGCATGGGTAATATCGGCTTTTTTTACACGATTAAACGTGAACTTTACGCCGGGCGATATTTCAGATAGCCAACCCTGCAGCACATGCTCAAACGTCATACTTTGAGCATTATCGTGGCGCAATAGGTCTGGAACAATGTAGTTTTGTTCGATAAGCCGAGTAACAAAATCAAAAGCAAACTCACCCCGATCACCCACATGCGGGCTGGTTAACAAATTGCCTGACATAGGCAAGTTGGGCTGCGGCCCCAGACGATCAGCTCCCACATAGAAAAATTCAGGACCTTTTTTTGGCTGATCAAGATGATTATCGTTCAGCACTAAATTGCTAGTTTGGCCACCCTTCCAACGCAGACCAACGGTTACAGCATCTTTAGGGCTTGAAAACCGAGAACGTAGTTCATCCAGACCGCCATAGCCTGTCAGCAAAGGTGATTGACCAGCCAGCGCTGCATTGTGCATTCTTAATGCCTGTATGACAGAACTCTTACCGCTGCTGTTCAGGCCTGCCAACAAGGTTAACGGTGCTAAATCCAGCGTTTCGTTGGGGAAGGATTTAAAGTTGTTGATCGAAAGGCTATTAATCATTTATATGACCCAAAAAGTTCTGAATAAGTCGTGAAACGCTTTGGAAACTGTCTATAACCCCCTTTTGTGAAGAGGAGTGTCGGCTGATGGAATTTACAAATTCCGGCTTGCTAAGCAGATGTTCATAATCTGAGAAAAATCTTTCTTTTTCTACTAGCAACAGATTAAATTCAGGCTCTGGCATTTCTGCAAGGAGGTTGCCCCAAACTTCGAACAAAGATTTGTTCACGGGTGATTTTCTTTCATCACCAGGCAAAGATTTTCTGAACGCGTGACCTTTAAACAACTGGGCGGCACGCTGCATGGCCAAGCTAAATCTTGTTTTAACTTCCCCAATATTCTGAAGTTTCAAATCAGGTTGTATTGTATCTTTAAAAACAATCTTGACTTGTTCGGCAGTTGGGCTTGGGAATACGTTAATAAGGCGCATAGCATTACTGAGCCACTCATCCATTCCGGACTTATATGCAGCCCTATCCATAATCATGAATGATAATAACCGGAGAATAAGTTCACTGGCCCCCATGCGGCTGTCGTCAATACGTCGACCCACTGCATTGATAAAATCATCTAAGGCAACCATTTCTTGCAGCAAGTCTGATGACTGCCCTTCATACAGTGCATGGCGAATTTCTTGCGATGTTAAAGGCATTCCCCCGGTATTAATACGTTTGAAAATGTTGCGTTTAACCGCTTCTGGCGTACCTGGATTGATAATCGTAAATCGCATTTCTGTTTCTAACAGTGTATTTACGATCTTCTGATCCTCGGGGTTACTCTCAATAGCTCTGAATGTCTTGCCATCAAAGCGTTTACTTAAAAACTCAAGATCTTTGAGCTTCAGTAACACACCATCTTTGTCACCGTACAAAAAATTACGGATGGCCGCCAAACGTTGCAATCCATCCACAACTTCCCATTTGCCCAAGTCATCCTCAGCCACATAAAACATCGGCAGAGGAATATTGAGCATAATCGATTCAATCAGCCGGCTCTTCTTACTGTCGTTCCAGACCTCTTTGCGCTGAAACGACGGCGACAGAATTAAGGTCCCTTGCTTCAATCGGCGCAAGATTGTGTCCATTGGCACTGCTTTTTGTTCGATCGTGATCTTACTGGGGTCAAATGGCTCAATAACGCCTTCATCCTCATCAAGCTCTATACCTATTTGCACTCCCGTTTCGGAAAGCTCTTGCCTGGGTTGATTTGTGTCGTCTTCTTCATAGCCCATATATCACCCAAGAATAAAGTTGTCGGATCTAATTAGCGCATCCAACGTCTTTGAATCACAAAAAAAGCTGTGTTTGCTCAGAACAGGAGCGAGGCGAGTACAGCCTCAGCCTTTGCGCCCAACCAGGCTTTGCAACCAGCGCTGTTCGCTGTCCGTTAACGCTGTATAGGTTTCAGAATTGATAATCTGCCAGCAGACCAGCTCATTACTTACAGCATACTTATCAGACAGATTGACCACGGCATCTTTTAGAGCACTGGCTTGCTGCACTGCGGTAGCGGCAATGCATCTGGGCAACAAAAATTCAGCCGCAAATGCCCGGGCACGTTTTTCTAGACGTTCAGGGGTATTGCCGTTTAGTACTTCGGCAACGGGTAATGCGCCTTTGCGGTCTAAAAGAAGATGACATATTTCGTGGGCTAGCGTTGTGTTTTCACCATGCAGGTTCGCGGGCGTGCTTTCGTGCGATTTGTTGACAAGTATCGCTGGGCCATGTCTAGGCCCCCAGCACGCTAACGCATCCAACTTACAGTCAGGCATTTCAAAATCCTGAATTCGAACACCCCATGCCCTTAACAACACCGCCGGTTGAACAACCCCTGCTTCCTTCAGGCAAAGCTTTCGACGTAGCCAAGTTGCGGCCCAATAGCCTTGATCATAGGGTTTGCCCACTTCTTTAAAGTCAATGGCCAAGGCATCTGTCAATGTATCCAGCTCATCCGTAGAGGTGTTATCCAAACCGCGAATCATGTCGAAGATTTGCACCTGCCCTTCTGCAAGGAGCACACCGCTAGTCATCCTTGCTGCGGCCATCAATTCGCTATCCGCCAGGGGCGCTGCTGGGTCTTGCTCCCAAAATGTAGAGTCATTTTCAGGGTTCATCAGGGCTAGCGCTTCAGTAGATAGCCCAGTTAACAGGGGCAGCGCCCTGCTTTCCAGCTGTTGTTCGCGAGCCAACCATTGTTGCGCTGCCAGCTGGCCACGCCCCTCACCGGCGCCGTGAGCCAGGCTTGCAAGTTTGTTACCGATTGCTTCCAAATCCGTAACGACCTGCTCCAGCGGAAGGCGCACTGTCTTTCCATTCTCAACATTGGAAACCTCTACCAAGGCCCCCTGACGCATGACAAAAATGGCGGGGAAATAAAGCCCCTTAAAGGCACTTACCAGATCATGACGATCGAGAAAGCGATAGGCTTCTTCCTCTTCATCTTCAACCCTCTCTTCAGCCATGTTCTCCCAGCGTTTTTCCAAATCTCTCATTAACGTAGAAATCTCAGTGGCCGCAACCAGAAAGGGGAAGCTCTGCTCGCACAGAAGGTAGGCCCAGTTTTTGGCAAGCCATTCCAACAAGTCCACCCATGTCCACTCAACAGCTCCATCGTGTTCACCGGCCAGAGCGTCTGAACCATTAATACGCAGACGCCCCTTGCCCCAAATCAGGCCGGGCTCATCAGCTCGCTTGGTGTCCAGCTGTAATTCCAGAAAAACGCCATCTCTGGAACCTAAGTATAGTTGTTTAGCCATTGCTCAAACTCGTTACCGTGGCCGGCTTGTTCCGCTTGCCTTCTCAGCCATTTAATAATTTTACCCGGCAGGGGCCTGCGGCCTTTCAGATCACCTCGCCAAGGATATCCGTGCCAGGAGATGCCGGGCATCGTAGGTGCCGCTTCGTAAATCACACCTTTGTACACTGTGTAGATCTTTGCCGGTATTTGATCGCCCGGATCATCGTAGTATGGCACACCTTGGTTGAGGATTTTAGTCGCCAGATCCTCTGTCATACTTTTGGGGCACTTCCCGACCGGGCCTTTATCTCCAGGCTCGAAACCGGCGTAGTCATTTTTCCAGCGATGCTTATGGCGACCTTCTCCACGTTCGTATTTCCAGGTTGGTTCGGTAGGAGTCTTTTTCATGGAGCCTTCGCTTAACTAACTTTCGCGTTTAAAGAGGTTTCGAGTCTGACGGGGGCAGGGCTGCAGGGAAAACGCATGAAACATTTCACACCGCGAGAATCGCAGCAAGGTAGTGTTCATCCAGTGCCGCTTTCTTCTGTTTGCGCCGGATGCCGCCTTTAAAATTCGTTTCACCTTTTAGATAATTCAACGCGATATGACGCACTCTCGCGAGGTTCTCAGCGGCGTAACCACGATGGATTTTACAGGCGTCTTCATGCAGTGCTACGTCCAAAGACCAATGCAATTTATTCTCGATATACCAGTGCTGACGGGCCGCTAACAGCTAAGCTCTTGAAATTCTTCTGTAAACTCTTTTACAATGTGGTACCGCGTTTCTTGGCGGCCGCGATCTTTTTCTGACATCCCATGGCATCAATGGTGACCAGATCCCATCGCTAAGCTGAGACACTTTGAAAATCTAGTGAAAAGCGGGGACAGATTTCAAATCTGTCCCCTGAAACCTTCAACAGCCCCCCAAAAACATCTCATCCACTTCTGCCCTCACCCTCAAAAGCTGCCTTTCAATATCACCTTGTTCATCGGGCGTTTCCGGGTATTGGTAGTAGCTTGCAAGCGGTTCGTCAAATGCCTCGTCGCCACAGTCATCTTCAAAGACCTTACCGTAAATATCGTGGATACAAGGCCTTACATCCAGTTCCAACGCATCTTCTATGCGGTAAAGGTCAGCTAATATGTTTTCCAGATGATCGGGGTCCTCTGTTCTGTCTATTTCGCTTTCACAAGCATCCAGAATATTATCTTCTAACAAGGCCCATTGCGGTTTCAGTGCTTTCTCGGCGTCGCTGTTCGATTGGTAAAATGTGGCAAGTGCGGCGGCGTCTTCGCTGTTGTTCAGGTTGTGCATGGCCAGTTGCCAAAGCTTTAGCTGATGGTTGCGGACCAGGTAGCGCGTTATATCCAATAGTTCGGCCATGGTGCCTTGTTTGTAAAGCTCAGGCCAATCATGTGTGGCTGGTAACTGACCCTTGAGCTTTTCTGCCAGCACACGTGCTTGCTGAGCGTCGTTCATCACTAACCGCCACAGTTTCGTCAGCTTGCCACCGAAGGTGTCCGGGCGATTGCGCCACTCTAAAGAATTGACCTGCCGAGTTTGCAATAGATGGCTGCCCGGTTCCGTCAGCAATTCGAGTAATTTGTCGATCAATGCATCCCGTTGTTTTGGCTTGAGCGCAACGGGGCTGCTGGAGCCTTCTGCTATTTTGAAATTCTTCAGGCCCCAATCAAAGTGTTCCAGGCTGTGAATTAACGCGTCTATTAGCGGGTTATTGTTGTTAATACCGCCCTGTAGAAAATCCACGAGGCTTGGGTTAGCCGGGCTCACCCAAATGTCGTTCAGGTGCTGAGCCGTGGTTATAAACGTGGGCTCAAGCTCTATCAGCGCTTGGTCAAACCCATTAAGGGGTGCCATTCGCCCCTGTATTTGCGGGTATAGGGTGTTGAATGCCCGTTTTAACTCAGTGCCGTTGGCGTAATTGCCGGCAAGAACACAAAGGTACAATAGCGTTTGCGCTTCCGGGCTTTGGCGTTTGAAGACGTGCTGCCAGAGTTGTGTTTGGCCCTCAATGCCCTGCTCTATGGTGGATTTTAACTGTGCTGCTGGCACTGAGGTCAGTTTTTCACAAAACATCTTAATAAGCCGGGGCGAAAAGTCGGTTGCCTTGACCAGCGGCCAATAGAGCTCTTCTTTAACCAGCGTTGTTGTTTGCGCCTCTGTAAAGCCCGCCGCATAAACCAGGCGGTACACCAACTCTGCGCGCAGTTTTGCACTGGCGTGTTCCAACTGAACAGCTTGCCGGCACAGCTGGGCGATGGCGGAATTGCCGCCTTCAAGCTGGGTAAGCGCCTGTTCTAATATGTAATTGCGTGTGGTGAACAGACACTTTAATTGGCCGTTTGCCTGTTTGGCTCTAAACAACAGTGCCTGCCAATCACGCTCGAACGCCAGAATACCGACATTGTGAAGGAAGGTGGCGCCTAAAAAGTCATCCAGCACCAGAATTTGGTTGGCCTGCGGGCGGAACAGTTGCAGTGCCTGGTCAAAATTACGGTCATTTACCCAAATAAGCTCGGCGCTGGGTGTTTCAATCTGCAGCTGCAAGGCAATTTGCCCGGCGGTAGTGCTTTTGCCCATGCCTGGGTTGCCCAAACATCCCCTTCTGCGGTTACGTGCTTGCAGTCAATACCGCCATCTGGCCCTTCACCGTAACGTTCGAACGCAACCGAATGCGCCGCCGAGAGTATGTCGGCGGCGAGTGTTTCGAAGCCTGAGGGTGAAAGGGATGAATAGTTATGGGGCATTGATGGACCATTTCAAATTAAAACTCCCAAAACAAAGGCACCAAAGACAAAACCACCCCACCAGCCAGCAGGCTAAGCGGAAATCCAATCCGAACATAATCCCCAAAACGATACCTTCCCGGGCCGTACACCATAAGATTGGTTTGATAACCGAGTGGCGTAATAAAAGAGGCAGAGGCCGCAAACATTACCGCGACAGCATAAGGCAGAAAGTTAACACCAAGCTGCTGTGAAACCGCCAAAGCTATGGGAAACATCAAGACTGCTGCAGCGTTGTTGGTGATCATCTCAGTAAAAATGGCTGTCAGAACATAAATCAGCACCAGAGCAACCCAGGGGGTTAGCTCACCGAACCCGAGAAGACCACCCGCAACCCATGCGGCAGCCCCAGTGACTGTCATTGCATTGCCCAGCGCAAACGACGCCGCAATAACCACTAACACTGGCAGATCCACACTGCGCCGAGCACGGCTGGCGGTGATGCAACCTGAAAAAATCATCGCACCAGCGGCCAAAAATGCAGCCTCCATAATCTGTAATAAACCAGATGCACTGACCAACACCATCAATGCGAGTATTCCCAGCGCTCTGGGTGCTTTGCGAAAATCCGGCGGCGTTGAGTCGTTGAGCGCACTAACCAGCAAGAAATCCCTACGGAACCGGTAATGCTCCACAAACTGATGACTCGCCTCGAGTAAAAGCGTATCGCCCATTCGAAAGGTGATATCACCCAGCTTGCCGGGTACCCGCTTACCGTCACGGGACAAGGACAGAATCACAGCACTAAAACGGGTACGAAACTGACTGTCGCGAATTGTTTTGGCCAAACCCGGGAACTCAGGCCCCAACACAACTTCTACGAGGCATCGCTGATGGTTAGCCACATCCAGCTTTTGAACATCACCATTAGCCGGTTTCAGGCCTTGAATTCGACGCAATTCACTGGCGCATTCAGGAGCGCCCACAAAATAAAGACGATCTCCCGACTGCAGCACCCGATCTGGCTCTACAGCGGTTATGAGGCGCCCACCACGATCAATTTCAGTAAGATAGCCGTAGCTAAGGGCACGCAAACCGGCTTCTGATATGGTCTTGTCAACCAGTGGCCCGGGACCTACCACTTCAACCTCAACGCCGTACTCCCGTACAAGGTCAAGCTCCTCTGTGACACCGCCCCTATCTGGAAGAATCCTGGAAGCAAACAGAACTAAAAACGCGCCCCCCACAAGAAGCAGTGGAACCCCAACCCAGGCCAACTCAAACAACCCCAGATGAATACCAAGGCTGCTCTGCAACATGCCATCGACTACCAAGTTGGTACTGGTACCAATCAATGTGCACGTACCACCAAGAATGGCAGCATAGCTCAGAGGTAGCAGTAGCTTGGAAGCGGGTATGCCTAAGCGCTTAGCCCAGTCCTGGATCGCGGGAATGAACATCGCCACCACTGCGGTGTTATTCATAAAACCACTGAGAATACCGGTGGGAGCGATCATCCTAAGCTGCGCCCCTTTTTCCGTTTTGGGGTGGCCCAGCAACAGGCGCGCAATCCACTGCACCGCGCCCGTTTCTTTAAGTCCGGCTGCCACCACATATAAAGTGGCAATCGTAATCACCCCGGGATTTCCGAAGCCTGCCAACGCCTCCGCCGGCCCCAGGATTCCTGTAATCAACAGAAACGCCAAAGCCGCCATCAGAACCAAATCAGCGGAAACACGAGTAAGCGAGAGCGCCGACAACACCGAAAACAGTGTTATCAGGGTAACGATGCCTTGCCACTCCATGGAGTTAATCCTTGCGGGCTATCATTTCCCGCTCAAGCAGGTAGGCAACAAGAGCATCCACGCAGTCGTCCACTGACATGCGGGAGGTGTCCAGTCGCAGCTCCGGATGGGCAGGCACTTCGTACGGGGAATCGATACCGGTGAATTGCTTGATTTCACCGGAACGTGCTTTCTGATACAAGCCTTTTGGATCCCGGGATTCGCAGGTTTCGAGAGATGCATCCATAAACACTTCAATAAATTCACCTGCTGGAAACAACTTCCGCACCAAACGCCGATCACTGTTGAAGGGTGAGATAAACGCACTCAATACAATCAACCCTGCATCAGCAAACAGCTTACTCACCTCACCAATGCGGCGGATGTTTTCCACCCTATCCTCATCGGAGAAGCCTAGGTCGCTGCACAAACCATGGCGAACGTTATCGCCATCCAACAAGAACGTGTGGTATCCACGGCTGTGCAATGCCACATCCAGCGCATTGGCGATGGTGGATTTTCCGGAACCACTTAGGCCCGTAAACCAGAGCAGGCAAGGCTTCTGGTTCTTGTTCTCAGCGCGCTGAGAGCGGACAACTTTGTGATCGTGCCAAACAATATCGTCTGCCAAAACAGAACTCCTTTGGAATCTGACTTCGGGAACTAAACAGATTTACAGGCCCACTCGGGGTAATTTTCGCGGATAAACCGGTTGAGGTTACGCTCGGCCTCAGTGTACTCCCGCGTTTGCAAATCACCCGAGCCATCCAACGCACGCTCCACCATACCCGCTGCCACGGTTACGTTGGTAAGACGGTCAATCAGGATGAAAGCACCGGTACCCGGATGGCTCTGGTAGTTTTCCATCACAACAGGTTCCGTCAACTGAAGGTCACACAAGCCAATGGCGTTCAGCTCTAGCCCGCCGGCGATGTGCTTATGGCGCTCAAGGGTGTTTACGTCGACCTCTTCGAGCACCTCATTAACAAAGCAACTGGTCACTTTGGTGCCCATTTTAATGCCGTATTCACGCCCGGGCACCAGCGCTTTCTCATTCATCCACACTAAGTGGGCGGCGAAGCGTTCGCCCATGGCGGGTTGCTGGCTGGCGTGCACCAGCAGATCCCCTCGGGAGATATCGACTTCATCTTCCAAGGTGATGGTTATTGCGTCGCCCGGCCATGCAAGTTCAATTTCGCCGTCATAAGTATGAATGCCTTTTACCCGGGAGCTTCTGCCTGAGGGCAATACGGCTAAGGTGTCGCCCTTGTGTACCACACCGCTGGCCACGGTGCCGCAGTAGCCACGGAAATCGAGGTTAGGGCGGTTCACATATTGCACCGGGAAACGGAGGTCCGTGACGTTCTGGTCTTCCCGCAGTTCTACCTGCTCCAGAATGTTCATCAGAGTCTCGCCGTGGTACCAGGGCATGCTTGCGCTCCGGTTAACCACGTTATCGCCGTTCAGGGCAGAGATGGGCACGTAGTACACATCCTTCAGGCCCAGTTGTGCTGCGAGCGTCTCGTATTCGGCTCGAATTTTATTGAATACTTCTTCGGAGTAACCCACCAAATCCATCTTGTTGATGGCGACAACGATGTGTTTCAGGCCCAGCAAACTGACAATAAAGCTGTGCCTGCGGGATTGGGTAAGTACTCCCTTGCGGGCATCAATCATCACCACGGCGAGATCACACGTAGAAGCGCCGGTGGCCATGTTGCGGGTGTACTGCTCGTGCCCTGGGCAATCGGCAATGATGAACTTGCGCTTGTCGGTCGAAAAGTAGCGATAAGCCACGTCGATGGTAATTCCTTGTTCGCGCTCTGACGCAAGGCCATCGACCAGCAACGCCAAGTCCAGTGCTTCACCGGCGTTACCTTGGCGTTCATTGTCTTTATGAAGTGACGCAAGGTGATCTTCAAAAATCAGCTTGGAATCGAACAACAAGCGACCAATTAACGTCGATTTGCCATCATCCACACTGCCGCAGGTTAAAAAACGCAGCAGGTCTTTGTTCTCGTGCTGGTCCAGGTACGCGAGGATATCGGATTCAATTAATTCAGATGCGTGTGACATAACAATTCCTTAAAAGTATCCTTCGCGTTTCTTCTGTTCCATGGAGGCTGAAGAGTCGTGGTCAATAACCCGCCCCTGGCGCTCCGATGTTTTGGTCAGAAGCATCTCCTGAATAATTTCCGGCAGGGTGGTTGCATCAGATTCTACGGCGCCGGTCAGTGGGTAGCAGCCCAGGGTCCGGAAGCGGACCCTCTTCATTTGTGGGGTTTCACCAGGCTCCATCGGCATTCTTTCATCATCGACCATAATCAGCGTGCCATCCCGCTCGACCACTGGGCGCTCAGCGGCCAGATACAGGGGCACAATATCGATACCTTCCAGATAGATATATTGCCAGATATCCAGCTCAGTCCAGTTAGACAAGGGAAATACCCGAATGCTCTCGCCTTTGTTGACCTTGCCGTTATACAGGTTCCAAAGTTCGGGGCGCTGGTTTTTCGGATCCCACCGATGGAACTTGTCCCGGAACGAGTAGACGCGTTCCTTGGCACGTGATTTTTCTTCATCACGGCGAGCACCGCCGAAAGCGGCATCAAAGCCGTATTTTTCCAACGCCTGTTTGAGCGCTTGAGTTTTCATCACATCGGTGTGCTTGGCGCTGCCATGGGTAAATGGCCCGACACCCTGCGCTACGCCTTCCTGGTTGGTGTGCACAATCAGCTTCAAGCCCACCTTTTCCGCCATCTTATCCCGAAAGGTAATCATCTCCCGGAACTTCCAGGTGGTATCCACATGCATCAGCGGGAACGGAGGTTTGCCCGGCGCAAAGGCTTTCATCGCCAAGTGCAGCATAACGGCGGAATCCTTGCCCACCGAATACAGCATCACCGGGTTATCAAACTCGGCGGCCACTTCGCGGATGATGTGGATGGATTCCGCCTCAAGCTGTTTGAGGTGGGTTTTCTTGGGAGGGGTTAAAGTCATGGTAATCCGTTAGCTCCAGAATTCAGCAATTGCATTCAGAAATTCGTTCAGCCGGCTTGTTGGCAGGGCATTGATGCCCGCAGCAGCTTTACGGCCACCCCCGCTAGGAAATTGGCGAGCCAGCTTATCGGCGCCGGTACGGTTGTTCAAAGGCGCGCGAATGCTCA
This window encodes:
- the cysN gene encoding sulfate adenylyltransferase subunit CysN, whose amino-acid sequence is MSHASELIESDILAYLDQHENKDLLRFLTCGSVDDGKSTLIGRLLFDSKLIFEDHLASLHKDNERQGNAGEALDLALLVDGLASEREQGITIDVAYRYFSTDKRKFIIADCPGHEQYTRNMATGASTCDLAVVMIDARKGVLTQSRRHSFIVSLLGLKHIVVAINKMDLVGYSEEVFNKIRAEYETLAAQLGLKDVYYVPISALNGDNVVNRSASMPWYHGETLMNILEQVELREDQNVTDLRFPVQYVNRPNLDFRGYCGTVASGVVHKGDTLAVLPSGRSSRVKGIHTYDGEIELAWPGDAITITLEDEVDISRGDLLVHASQQPAMGERFAAHLVWMNEKALVPGREYGIKMGTKVTSCFVNEVLEEVDVNTLERHKHIAGGLELNAIGLCDLQLTEPVVMENYQSHPGTGAFILIDRLTNVTVAAGMVERALDGSGDLQTREYTEAERNLNRFIRENYPEWACKSV
- a CDS encoding SLC13 family permease, which encodes MEWQGIVTLITLFSVLSALSLTRVSADLVLMAALAFLLITGILGPAEALAGFGNPGVITIATLYVVAAGLKETGAVQWIARLLLGHPKTEKGAQLRMIAPTGILSGFMNNTAVVAMFIPAIQDWAKRLGIPASKLLLPLSYAAILGGTCTLIGTSTNLVVDGMLQSSLGIHLGLFELAWVGVPLLLVGGAFLVLFASRILPDRGGVTEELDLVREYGVEVEVVGPGPLVDKTISEAGLRALSYGYLTEIDRGGRLITAVEPDRVLQSGDRLYFVGAPECASELRRIQGLKPANGDVQKLDVANHQRCLVEVVLGPEFPGLAKTIRDSQFRTRFSAVILSLSRDGKRVPGKLGDITFRMGDTLLLEASHQFVEHYRFRRDFLLVSALNDSTPPDFRKAPRALGILALMVLVSASGLLQIMEAAFLAAGAMIFSGCITASRARRSVDLPVLVVIAASFALGNAMTVTGAAAWVAGGLLGFGELTPWVALVLIYVLTAIFTEMITNNAAAVLMFPIALAVSQQLGVNFLPYAVAVMFAASASFITPLGYQTNLMVYGPGRYRFGDYVRIGFPLSLLAGGVVLSLVPLFWEF
- a CDS encoding DUF262 domain-containing protein; the protein is MGYEEDDTNQPRQELSETGVQIGIELDEDEGVIEPFDPSKITIEQKAVPMDTILRRLKQGTLILSPSFQRKEVWNDSKKSRLIESIMLNIPLPMFYVAEDDLGKWEVVDGLQRLAAIRNFLYGDKDGVLLKLKDLEFLSKRFDGKTFRAIESNPEDQKIVNTLLETEMRFTIINPGTPEAVKRNIFKRINTGGMPLTSQEIRHALYEGQSSDLLQEMVALDDFINAVGRRIDDSRMGASELILRLLSFMIMDRAAYKSGMDEWLSNAMRLINVFPSPTAEQVKIVFKDTIQPDLKLQNIGEVKTRFSLAMQRAAQLFKGHAFRKSLPGDERKSPVNKSLFEVWGNLLAEMPEPEFNLLLVEKERFFSDYEHLLSKPEFVNSISRHSSSQKGVIDSFQSVSRLIQNFLGHIND
- the cysD gene encoding sulfate adenylyltransferase subunit CysD encodes the protein MTLTPPKKTHLKQLEAESIHIIREVAAEFDNPVMLYSVGKDSAVMLHLAMKAFAPGKPPFPLMHVDTTWKFREMITFRDKMAEKVGLKLIVHTNQEGVAQGVGPFTHGSAKHTDVMKTQALKQALEKYGFDAAFGGARRDEEKSRAKERVYSFRDKFHRWDPKNQRPELWNLYNGKVNKGESIRVFPLSNWTELDIWQYIYLEGIDIVPLYLAAERPVVERDGTLIMVDDERMPMEPGETPQMKRVRFRTLGCYPLTGAVESDATTLPEIIQEMLLTKTSERQGRVIDHDSSASMEQKKREGYF
- the cysC gene encoding adenylyl-sulfate kinase; translation: MADDIVWHDHKVVRSQRAENKNQKPCLLWFTGLSGSGKSTIANALDVALHSRGYHTFLLDGDNVRHGLCSDLGFSDEDRVENIRRIGEVSKLFADAGLIVLSAFISPFNSDRRLVRKLFPAGEFIEVFMDASLETCESRDPKGLYQKARSGEIKQFTGIDSPYEVPAHPELRLDTSRMSVDDCVDALVAYLLEREMIARKD
- a CDS encoding ImmA/IrrE family metallo-endopeptidase: MDLLEWLAKNWAYLLCEQSFPFLVAATEISTLMRDLEKRWENMAEERVEDEEEEAYRFLDRHDLVSAFKGLYFPAIFVMRQGALVEVSNVENGKTVRLPLEQVVTDLEAIGNKLASLAHGAGEGRGQLAAQQWLAREQQLESRALPLLTGLSTEALALMNPENDSTFWEQDPAAPLADSELMAAARMTSGVLLAEGQVQIFDMIRGLDNTSTDELDTLTDALAIDFKEVGKPYDQGYWAATWLRRKLCLKEAGVVQPAVLLRAWGVRIQDFEMPDCKLDALACWGPRHGPAILVNKSHESTPANLHGENTTLAHEICHLLLDRKGALPVAEVLNGNTPERLEKRARAFAAEFLLPRCIAATAVQQASALKDAVVNLSDKYAVSNELVCWQIINSETYTALTDSEQRWLQSLVGRKG
- a CDS encoding AAA family ATPase gives rise to the protein MINSLSINNFKSFPNETLDLAPLTLLAGLNSSGKSSVIQALRMHNAALAGQSPLLTGYGGLDELRSRFSSPKDAVTVGLRWKGGQTSNLVLNDNHLDQPKKGPEFFYVGADRLGPQPNLPMSGNLLTSPHVGDRGEFAFDFVTRLIEQNYIVPDLLRHDNAQSMTFEHVLQGWLSEISPGVKFTFNRVKKADITHAEVDSFRPTNVGFGLSYTLPIIAAALGSAAKPVSDEGNSQWVEAWEARKQTNGVLLALENPEAHLHPRGQTAMGRLLALCAAHGTQVVVETHSEHVMDAIRIAVKSNEITSDQVKFYYFSKNNDMPTKVHSPVLSENGKLDFWPEGFFDQTLKNRAMLAKR